The following are encoded together in the Wolbachia endosymbiont (group E) of Neria commutata genome:
- a CDS encoding dihydroorotase, giving the protein MTQIWNLLETGQKENYKIAYINARIIDPETKLDINGSLLTEGSKIVDFSESLFSNGVPSGIDELIDCKGLVLMPGLVDIHVHFREPGQEHKETIHTGSKSAAAGGVTTVVCQPNTVPSIDSVVLAKYLKYRALETSHVNVEFYAKITTSEEKLTEMALLKEAGAVGFTDDGMPVMNPMIMREALLYSSMLNVPIAQHAEDLNLSAGGAINEGKISEELGVKGILSASESVMVNRDILLMKDIENVHYHILHISSKDSLDAIEHAKKLGLNVTCEVTPHHFTLTEDIVKQHGAIAKMNPPLRTEEDRLAMIEGLKNGVIDCIATDHAPHDRSSKDLPLENAAFGIVGLETMLPLSLELYHSGQMSLFDVLAKLTYKPANIIHVPRGRIQKNLAADLILVDLSHEWKIKIENFASKSKNSPFDERKVKGRVVRTVVSGKTVYSDQLILDNYF; this is encoded by the coding sequence ATGACTCAAATTTGGAATTTATTAGAAACAGGGCAGAAAGAAAATTACAAAATAGCATATATAAACGCTCGTATTATTGATCCTGAGACAAAACTTGATATAAATGGCTCACTTTTAACAGAAGGAAGTAAAATTGTTGATTTTAGTGAATCGCTGTTTTCAAATGGCGTTCCAAGTGGTATTGATGAACTTATAGATTGCAAAGGACTTGTTCTGATGCCGGGCCTTGTTGATATTCACGTGCATTTTCGTGAACCTGGTCAGGAGCATAAGGAAACTATACATACAGGAAGTAAATCCGCAGCTGCAGGTGGCGTCACAACTGTAGTTTGCCAGCCCAACACTGTTCCATCAATTGATAGTGTTGTTTTGGCTAAGTACCTAAAATATAGAGCACTTGAAACTTCGCATGTAAACGTTGAATTTTATGCTAAAATCACCACCTCAGAAGAGAAATTAACTGAAATGGCACTTTTAAAGGAAGCAGGTGCTGTTGGGTTTACTGACGATGGTATGCCAGTTATGAATCCAATGATTATGAGGGAGGCACTACTTTACTCAAGTATGTTAAATGTTCCCATTGCTCAACATGCAGAAGACTTAAATCTATCAGCAGGCGGTGCAATCAACGAAGGCAAAATTTCTGAAGAGCTAGGAGTTAAAGGAATTTTAAGTGCATCAGAATCTGTCATGGTAAATCGCGATATACTACTAATGAAAGACATTGAAAATGTACACTACCACATTCTACATATTTCTTCTAAGGATTCACTTGATGCAATTGAACATGCAAAAAAATTAGGGCTGAACGTTACCTGCGAAGTAACGCCACATCACTTCACTTTGACCGAGGATATAGTAAAACAACATGGAGCAATCGCAAAGATGAATCCGCCACTGCGCACAGAAGAAGATCGTTTGGCTATGATTGAAGGTTTAAAGAATGGTGTGATTGATTGCATTGCAACTGATCATGCTCCGCACGACCGGAGTTCTAAAGATTTGCCACTTGAAAATGCTGCGTTTGGTATTGTTGGTCTTGAGACGATGTTGCCTCTTTCACTTGAGCTTTACCACAGTGGGCAGATGAGTCTGTTTGACGTGCTTGCAAAGCTTACATATAAACCTGCAAATATCATACATGTACCACGTGGGCGCATACAAAAAAACTTAGCAGCAGATTTAATCCTAGTTGACTTAAGTCATGAGTGGAAAATTAAGATTGAAAACTTTGCTAGCAAATCAAAAAATTCTCCATTTGATGAGCGTAAGGTAAAAGGACGCGTAGTACGCACTGTTGTATCCGGTAAAACAGTTTACTCTGATCAACTTATTTTGGATAACTATTTTTAA
- a CDS encoding IS630 transposase-related protein has translation MPAAYRYSYDLRKKQWRLWTQGASRAVVAKRFKIGETTLYEWQVRRKETGVLHRKSREV, from the coding sequence ATGCCGGCAGCATATAGATATAGTTACGATTTAAGGAAAAAGCAATGGAGGCTCTGGACGCAAGGAGCAAGCAGGGCAGTTGTGGCAAAAAGATTTAAGATAGGAGAAACAACTTTATACGAATGGCAAGTAAGGCGCAAAGAAACGGGAGTTTTGCATCGAAAAAGCCGGGAAGTGTAG
- the odhB gene encoding 2-oxoglutarate dehydrogenase complex dihydrolipoyllysine-residue succinyltransferase produces MSKVIEIRAPKTLGGESVTEGIVKIKKNIGEEVKVDDLIFEIETDKTALELTAEVPGNITEFFVKEDDVISPDQLLAKLSIGELKKEEVKIEDRSESADKKDAPSACKIMEENAIRSENVKGTGMGDRVTKADVIGYMNKSVATEQQKQYELPKSIANGERREERVKMSKIRQVIAARLKASQNTAAILTTFNEIDMKNVMDLRAKYKDTFEKKYGIKLGFMSFFIKAAVQALKEIREINAEISGDEIIYKYYYDIGVAVGTDKGLVVPVIRNADQMSFAEVELTLVSLGKKAREGKLQVSEMEGATFTISNGGVYGSLLSTPIINPPQSGILGMHSIQNRPVAVGNSIELRPMMYIALSYDHRIVDGKGAVTFLVKIKNYIEDPSRLVLEI; encoded by the coding sequence ATGAGCAAAGTTATAGAAATCAGAGCACCAAAAACTCTTGGTGGTGAATCAGTTACGGAAGGTATAGTAAAAATAAAGAAAAATATTGGTGAGGAAGTAAAGGTAGATGATTTAATTTTCGAAATTGAAACCGATAAAACAGCACTTGAATTAACAGCAGAAGTACCGGGGAATATAACTGAATTCTTTGTTAAGGAAGATGATGTCATAAGCCCAGACCAATTATTAGCAAAGCTTTCCATTGGAGAGCTGAAAAAAGAGGAAGTGAAAATAGAAGATAGAAGTGAAAGTGCTGACAAAAAAGATGCTCCATCAGCTTGCAAAATTATGGAAGAAAATGCAATTAGATCAGAAAACGTCAAAGGAACCGGCATGGGAGATCGTGTTACCAAAGCAGATGTTATAGGTTATATGAACAAAAGCGTAGCTACAGAGCAACAAAAGCAATATGAGTTACCAAAAAGTATAGCAAACGGAGAAAGAAGAGAAGAACGAGTAAAAATGAGCAAAATAAGGCAGGTGATAGCTGCTCGCTTGAAGGCATCACAAAATACTGCTGCAATACTGACCACGTTCAATGAAATCGACATGAAAAATGTGATGGATTTAAGAGCTAAATATAAAGACACTTTTGAAAAGAAGTACGGAATAAAACTGGGCTTTATGTCATTTTTCATAAAGGCGGCGGTGCAAGCGCTGAAAGAGATTCGCGAAATTAATGCTGAAATTTCAGGTGATGAGATTATATACAAATATTATTATGATATAGGTGTTGCAGTTGGCACTGATAAAGGACTTGTAGTACCGGTTATTCGAAATGCTGACCAGATGTCATTTGCTGAAGTAGAGTTAACATTAGTGTCACTTGGTAAAAAAGCTCGAGAAGGCAAATTGCAAGTATCAGAAATGGAAGGTGCAACATTTACTATTTCAAACGGTGGAGTATACGGTTCACTACTTTCAACCCCTATAATAAACCCTCCACAATCTGGAATACTTGGAATGCATTCAATACAAAATAGGCCGGTTGCTGTTGGTAATTCAATAGAACTAAGGCCTATGATGTATATTGCTTTATCCTATGATCACAGAATAGTGGATGGTAAAGGAGCAGTAACCTTCCTTGTGAAAATTAAAAATTATATAGAAGATCCAAGTAGGTTGGTTTTGGAAATATAA
- a CDS encoding nucleotide exchange factor GrpE: MSDNGKEKKKKFVDMVNKHTSDEQQDDSNKQTGDLNEDLNILRERAAQLEDHLRRAVADNENVKRIMQKQISDANDFAVTKFARDMIDSCDNLKRVIEILKDDDPVHEGIKVGNQKIINDLKKHGIEEVNPLGEPFDSNFHQAVIEKEDNEKELGTIVEVLQTGYTIKGRLLRPAMVIISKKSGGN; this comes from the coding sequence ATGTCAGATAATGGTAAGGAAAAAAAGAAGAAGTTTGTTGATATGGTAAATAAACACACAAGTGATGAACAACAAGATGATAGCAATAAACAAACTGGTGACTTGAACGAAGATCTGAACATATTGAGAGAGCGTGCAGCTCAGCTTGAAGATCATTTACGCCGTGCTGTTGCGGATAATGAAAACGTTAAACGCATAATGCAAAAACAAATTAGTGATGCAAATGACTTTGCAGTTACAAAGTTTGCACGTGATATGATCGATTCGTGTGATAATTTAAAAAGAGTAATAGAAATTTTGAAGGATGACGACCCTGTACATGAAGGAATAAAAGTTGGTAATCAAAAAATTATAAATGATCTAAAAAAACATGGAATAGAAGAAGTGAATCCACTAGGTGAGCCTTTTGATAGTAATTTTCATCAAGCTGTTATAGAAAAAGAGGACAATGAAAAAGAGTTAGGCACTATTGTGGAAGTCTTACAAACTGGTTACACGATTAAAGGTAGGTTGCTCCGCCCTGCAATGGTGATTATTTCTAAAAAATCAGGTGGAAATTAG
- a CDS encoding polyprenyl synthetase family protein, whose amino-acid sequence MLHTDLTNNDKLDNILSSDLLAMKEFIFRNVDNGNTKLATDIISHLIMSGGKKTRPKLVFIICKMLGYSGENRINVAAAVECIHNATLLHDDVLDESKVRHGVKTANKIWGNKSSILVGDLLLTLAFQWLIECGNLNILSILSEASHLLVRGEIKQMRTLFDPSTMKKNYFDIIGEKTASLFSACCEAAAMVSGATNDETDRLKNFGFNFGMAFQIIDDVLDYTADQSTSGKQVGKDFFEGKVTLPAIIAYEEGNSEEQKFWQKCFSSAERNFDQAMRYINYRSAIQLSIEKAKHYINEAQNSISTFSDSLYRNALVDFLNVNIERRM is encoded by the coding sequence ATGCTACACACTGATTTAACAAATAATGATAAATTAGATAATATTTTATCTTCTGATTTATTGGCTATGAAGGAATTTATCTTCAGAAATGTTGATAATGGGAACACTAAGCTTGCTACTGATATTATATCTCACCTTATTATGTCGGGTGGAAAAAAAACAAGGCCTAAGCTTGTCTTCATTATATGTAAAATGCTGGGCTATTCTGGTGAAAATAGGATCAATGTTGCTGCAGCAGTAGAGTGTATACACAATGCAACCTTACTTCATGATGATGTTTTGGATGAAAGCAAGGTGCGTCATGGAGTTAAAACAGCAAACAAAATATGGGGAAATAAATCAAGTATTTTAGTTGGTGATCTGTTGTTGACTCTAGCATTTCAGTGGCTTATAGAATGTGGAAATTTAAATATTCTGTCTATTTTATCTGAAGCATCCCACTTGCTTGTGAGAGGTGAAATAAAGCAGATGAGAACACTTTTTGACCCCAGCACAATGAAGAAAAATTATTTTGATATCATTGGAGAAAAGACAGCATCTTTATTTTCCGCGTGTTGCGAAGCTGCAGCTATGGTATCTGGTGCTACAAATGATGAAACAGATAGGCTAAAGAATTTCGGTTTTAATTTTGGTATGGCATTTCAAATAATCGATGATGTGCTTGACTATACTGCCGATCAAAGCACTTCTGGAAAACAAGTTGGAAAAGATTTTTTTGAAGGTAAAGTGACATTACCTGCTATTATAGCATATGAAGAAGGCAATTCGGAAGAGCAAAAATTCTGGCAAAAGTGTTTTTCTTCAGCTGAGCGTAATTTTGATCAGGCAATGCGTTATATTAATTATCGCAGTGCGATTCAGCTTTCTATTGAAAAAGCAAAGCACTATATTAATGAGGCACAAAACAGTATAAGCACTTTTTCTGACTCTCTTTATAGGAATGCTTTAGTTGACTTTTTAAATGTGAACATAGAAAGGAGAATGTAG
- the rpsP gene encoding 30S ribosomal protein S16: MAVKIRLARFGAKKRPFYRIVVADARAPRDGRFIERIGQYDPMLPKDNKNRVVIKADRLKHWLSVGAQATERVLWFIKKGLVTLEAEEKKVEEKTIKGQEA; the protein is encoded by the coding sequence ATGGCAGTTAAAATAAGATTAGCAAGATTTGGAGCAAAAAAACGCCCTTTTTATAGAATAGTTGTGGCTGATGCACGTGCACCAAGAGATGGACGTTTTATTGAGAGAATAGGGCAATATGACCCGATGCTACCAAAAGACAATAAAAATCGTGTTGTAATAAAGGCTGATAGATTAAAACATTGGCTGAGTGTTGGTGCACAAGCGACTGAAAGAGTGCTATGGTTTATCAAAAAGGGCCTAGTTACTTTAGAGGCAGAAGAGAAGAAAGTAGAAGAAAAAACAATAAAAGGACAAGAGGCATAA
- a CDS encoding peptidylprolyl isomerase, translating into MNVKNFFTKAVVVLLACLLIFMGVGNLLSDDDKGEEVARVGKEVITLDEYKSLYQNYSKQISGSEVGNEQVKKLKYDLLNALIEQKLLLNLTSELELAVGEESIKDHIKNTKHFQNDQGEFDKDKFHEALNGLHMTEKEYIAKLEKILPAMMLMTSLFKDNYPITFGEEIDREIYKSRNQTRVVDIIKVTKDAITDTTEPDDQVLLDLYEKNKSRFYFPEYRTAQYISLSPKYFEDQIEISGEEVDSVIEQQELKDQRDIFNLIFSTKEEAETAKRAFEESKISFEQMVKEFGKARLEETKINNITKDFLPESMRKEVFALKAGEVSGVLASSFGWHIIKVEDVHQISNENLIDLKKDIKSALTNQKSFEKVNDFINQVNYKIYNSATIEEISSEYNLPIQTIGPIDASSKSQTGDNIESSSDLVSFIFSREKDQKDYFKGVGDAIVSVKIIDIIPSKLQSFEESKSSVTKLWRNKFIEEKMFEIGQKIATQLREKTDLEEVQGVEFLEGQQIRRNEQSYPFSFTEEIFNMKTIGSVTNPTQYNNDVIIGTLKEVHSADGKLNMLETGKRVMISLKEQLISYLESKYKVEVNHAMLDDI; encoded by the coding sequence ATGAACGTTAAAAATTTTTTCACTAAAGCAGTCGTTGTTCTTTTGGCTTGCTTATTAATCTTTATGGGAGTTGGCAACCTTCTCTCAGATGATGATAAAGGAGAAGAAGTAGCTAGAGTAGGAAAAGAAGTTATAACATTGGATGAATATAAATCGTTGTACCAAAATTATAGCAAGCAAATTTCTGGTTCTGAGGTTGGTAATGAACAAGTAAAAAAGCTGAAGTACGATTTGCTTAACGCACTTATAGAGCAAAAACTGTTGCTTAACTTAACTAGTGAGCTGGAGCTCGCAGTTGGAGAGGAGTCCATAAAAGATCATATAAAAAACACTAAGCATTTTCAAAATGATCAGGGTGAATTTGACAAAGATAAATTTCACGAAGCGTTAAATGGTCTACACATGACAGAAAAGGAGTATATAGCAAAGCTAGAAAAAATCCTGCCTGCAATGATGCTCATGACTTCTTTGTTTAAAGATAATTACCCGATAACTTTTGGTGAAGAAATCGATAGAGAGATATACAAAAGTCGCAACCAGACTAGAGTGGTTGATATTATTAAAGTAACTAAAGATGCAATTACAGATACCACTGAACCAGATGATCAAGTTCTGCTTGATTTGTATGAAAAAAATAAATCTCGTTTTTACTTCCCTGAATATCGAACTGCACAATATATCTCTCTAAGTCCAAAATATTTTGAAGATCAAATTGAAATCTCAGGTGAAGAAGTAGATAGTGTAATAGAACAACAAGAACTTAAAGATCAAAGGGACATATTTAATTTAATATTTTCCACAAAAGAGGAAGCTGAAACAGCAAAAAGAGCATTTGAAGAAAGCAAAATAAGCTTTGAGCAAATGGTAAAAGAGTTTGGTAAAGCAAGACTTGAGGAGACTAAAATAAATAATATAACTAAGGATTTCTTGCCAGAAAGCATGAGAAAAGAGGTGTTTGCTCTTAAAGCTGGTGAAGTGAGTGGAGTTTTAGCAAGCAGCTTTGGTTGGCATATAATAAAAGTAGAAGACGTGCACCAAATCTCTAATGAAAACTTGATTGATTTAAAAAAAGATATTAAATCAGCTTTAACTAACCAAAAATCTTTTGAAAAGGTCAATGATTTTATAAATCAAGTGAATTATAAGATATACAACAGTGCAACGATTGAAGAAATATCAAGCGAATACAATTTGCCGATACAAACTATTGGTCCAATAGATGCTAGTAGCAAAAGCCAAACTGGCGATAACATAGAAAGCTCTAGTGATTTAGTTTCCTTCATTTTTTCTCGAGAAAAAGACCAGAAAGATTATTTTAAGGGTGTTGGAGATGCTATTGTTAGTGTAAAAATCATTGATATTATTCCATCCAAATTACAAAGCTTTGAGGAAAGCAAATCATCAGTAACAAAGCTTTGGCGTAATAAGTTTATAGAAGAAAAAATGTTTGAAATTGGGCAAAAAATTGCGACTCAGCTAAGAGAAAAAACTGATTTGGAAGAAGTTCAAGGTGTAGAATTTCTTGAAGGACAGCAAATACGCCGCAATGAACAGAGTTATCCATTTTCTTTTACAGAAGAGATCTTTAATATGAAAACAATTGGCTCAGTAACGAACCCTACTCAGTACAATAATGACGTTATAATAGGCACTCTAAAAGAGGTGCATTCAGCAGATGGTAAATTAAATATGCTTGAAACTGGGAAACGCGTCATGATTTCACTGAAAGAGCAATTAATCAGCTATCTGGAATCAAAATATAAGGTTGAAGTCAATCACGCTATGCTTGATGATATATAA
- the hslV gene encoding ATP-dependent protease subunit HslV, translating to MIHRDNSTMYGTTILSIRKGENAVVIGDGQVSLGHTVIKSCAKKVRRLSGDSVITGFAGTTADAFTLFERLESKLGQHPGQLMRACVELAKDWRMDKYLRKLEAMMIVADKSISLVITGTGDVLEPEDGIAAIGSGGNFALSAAKALIDVEGISIEEIAKKAMKIAADICVYTNHNVIIEKI from the coding sequence ATGATTCACCGCGACAATAGCACAATGTATGGAACTACTATACTATCAATTAGAAAGGGTGAAAATGCGGTAGTGATAGGGGATGGGCAAGTTTCATTGGGCCACACTGTTATAAAATCTTGTGCAAAAAAAGTCAGACGCCTTTCTGGCGATTCTGTAATCACTGGTTTTGCAGGAACAACAGCTGATGCGTTTACTCTTTTTGAAAGATTAGAATCTAAGCTTGGGCAACACCCAGGGCAATTAATGCGGGCGTGTGTTGAGCTTGCAAAAGATTGGAGAATGGATAAATATCTAAGGAAATTGGAGGCTATGATGATTGTAGCAGATAAATCAATTTCGTTGGTAATTACAGGAACGGGTGATGTGCTTGAACCTGAAGATGGAATTGCAGCTATTGGCTCTGGTGGAAATTTTGCACTATCGGCAGCAAAAGCTTTAATTGATGTTGAAGGAATATCAATAGAGGAAATAGCTAAAAAGGCTATGAAGATAGCAGCTGATATATGTGTTTATACGAATCATAATGTAATTATTGAAAAGATATAG
- the hslU gene encoding ATP-dependent protease ATPase subunit HslU → MSSEQKILCTNFSSGYYKPMGLLEKQSDDSDAYNEQSDCNEDADSGFDSDEDSAQEGYNTQVLLDDLPPQKIVKELDRFIIGQDDAKRAVAIALRNRWRRNKVPLPLRDEIIPKNILMIGHTGVGKTEIARRLAKLAGAPFIKIEATKFTEIGYVGRDVDSIIRDLVDAAIVLVKEKARKALTKKALNLAEKIIVNSMVGEDATDESKKIFRERLRNKEFEDGEVSINVRESKGMLPTFDIPGMPGGQVGVMNVTEIMGKMFNGSKKTKTITVKVKEAREILINEESERLMDEDKIIKEAINLVSNDGIVFLDEIDKIAARTEVKGEVNREGVQRDLLPLLEGTTVSTKYGPVKTDYILFIASGAFHLSKPSDLLPELQGRLPIRVELKALTQEDLIRILKEPESSLLKQYIALMKTENVTLEFTDDGVQTIAEIAFTVNREVENIGARRLHTVMEKLLDEISFIASEKSSKKFIIDSKYVKDKLESISKQLDLSKFIL, encoded by the coding sequence ATGTCTTCTGAACAAAAAATTTTATGTACTAATTTTTCCAGTGGTTATTATAAACCTATGGGCCTTTTGGAAAAGCAATCTGATGATAGTGACGCCTATAATGAACAAAGTGATTGCAACGAAGACGCTGACAGTGGTTTTGATTCAGATGAAGATAGTGCTCAAGAGGGTTATAATACACAAGTTTTGTTAGATGATCTGCCGCCACAAAAAATAGTTAAGGAGCTGGACAGATTCATAATAGGACAGGATGATGCAAAGCGTGCCGTTGCTATTGCACTTAGAAATCGCTGGCGTCGCAATAAAGTTCCACTTCCATTACGTGATGAAATCATACCTAAGAATATACTGATGATAGGTCATACTGGGGTTGGTAAGACTGAAATAGCTCGCCGCTTAGCAAAACTTGCAGGTGCGCCATTTATAAAAATTGAGGCAACGAAATTTACTGAGATAGGATATGTTGGACGTGATGTTGACTCAATAATACGAGATTTGGTTGATGCAGCAATAGTTTTAGTCAAAGAGAAAGCCCGTAAAGCATTAACTAAAAAGGCTTTGAATTTGGCTGAGAAGATAATAGTTAACTCTATGGTTGGTGAAGATGCCACTGATGAAAGCAAAAAGATCTTTAGAGAAAGGTTAAGGAACAAGGAATTTGAAGACGGAGAAGTCTCTATTAATGTGAGAGAAAGCAAGGGTATGCTGCCGACTTTTGATATACCTGGTATGCCAGGTGGGCAGGTTGGCGTTATGAACGTAACAGAAATAATGGGTAAAATGTTCAATGGCAGCAAAAAAACAAAAACTATTACAGTTAAGGTAAAAGAAGCACGTGAGATATTAATTAACGAAGAAAGTGAAAGGTTGATGGATGAAGACAAGATAATCAAAGAAGCCATTAACCTTGTTAGCAATGATGGCATAGTATTTTTGGATGAAATAGATAAAATTGCAGCACGAACAGAAGTAAAAGGTGAAGTAAATAGGGAAGGAGTGCAACGTGATTTGTTGCCACTACTTGAAGGAACGACTGTTTCAACTAAATACGGACCTGTAAAAACAGACTATATATTGTTTATTGCATCTGGGGCTTTTCATTTATCTAAGCCATCTGATCTTTTACCGGAATTGCAAGGCAGGTTGCCAATCAGAGTGGAACTTAAAGCCCTTACTCAAGAGGATTTAATAAGAATATTGAAGGAACCAGAATCTAGTTTGTTAAAGCAGTATATAGCTTTAATGAAGACAGAAAATGTGACACTTGAATTCACCGATGATGGTGTACAAACTATAGCTGAAATAGCTTTTACTGTTAACAGAGAAGTGGAAAACATAGGTGCAAGAAGGCTTCATACTGTTATGGAAAAGCTTTTGGATGAAATAAGTTTCATTGCCTCTGAAAAAAGTAGCAAAAAATTCATTATAGACAGCAAATATGTCAAAGATAAACTCGAATCAATTTCAAAGCAGTTGGATTTGTCTAAGTTTATACTGTAG
- the trpS gene encoding tryptophan--tRNA ligase: MICKKSIVFSGVQPSGILHLGNYLGAIKQWVDLQDKYKSLFCIVDLHAITANKLPASELKSNIFKTAAAYIACGIDPEKSIIFNQSTVSGHAELSWLLSCYTPIGWLNRMTQFKDKAGSDKQKASLGLYGYPVLMAADILLYKTKCVPVGDDQKQHLELARDIASAFNNHYQQDYFTVPKALILGHTSRIMSLRDGTSKMSKSDPSDHSRINLDDPSDLIFSKIKKAKTDSISSFDFATSEDRPEISNLINIYSALSTMSVEKVCVEMNKHNMEHFKKELADSIVSVISPIREKINDLLKDQLYLNTILKEGTEKASEIANHNIKEIKDIIGFVQ, from the coding sequence ATGATATGCAAAAAATCTATTGTTTTTTCGGGTGTTCAGCCAAGCGGCATATTACATCTGGGTAATTACCTTGGTGCGATTAAGCAGTGGGTAGACTTACAGGATAAATATAAGTCCCTTTTTTGTATTGTTGATTTGCATGCAATCACAGCCAATAAACTTCCAGCAAGTGAATTGAAAAGCAATATCTTCAAAACAGCAGCGGCCTATATCGCCTGTGGAATAGACCCAGAAAAATCCATTATTTTTAACCAATCCACAGTTAGCGGTCATGCAGAACTCAGTTGGCTGCTTAGTTGTTACACACCTATTGGCTGGCTTAACCGGATGACTCAGTTTAAAGATAAAGCTGGAAGCGATAAACAAAAAGCTTCTCTAGGATTATATGGCTATCCAGTGCTTATGGCTGCAGACATATTGTTATACAAAACCAAATGTGTTCCTGTTGGTGACGATCAAAAACAGCACCTGGAGCTTGCACGTGATATTGCATCAGCTTTTAATAATCACTATCAACAAGATTATTTTACTGTGCCAAAAGCTTTAATTTTAGGCCACACATCAAGGATAATGAGTTTAAGAGATGGTACAAGCAAGATGAGTAAATCTGACCCTTCTGACCATTCACGCATTAATCTTGATGACCCCAGTGATTTAATTTTTAGCAAGATAAAAAAAGCAAAAACAGATTCAATTTCAAGTTTTGATTTTGCTACTTCGGAAGATCGTCCAGAAATAAGTAATTTGATAAACATTTACTCAGCACTCAGCACTATGAGCGTAGAAAAAGTGTGTGTAGAAATGAACAAACATAACATGGAACACTTCAAAAAAGAATTAGCTGATTCAATTGTCAGTGTTATATCACCCATACGCGAGAAAATTAATGATCTGCTAAAAGATCAGCTATATTTAAATACAATACTAAAAGAAGGCACAGAGAAAGCATCAGAAATTGCAAATCACAATATAAAAGAAATTAAGGATATCATTGGATTTGTCCAGTGA